Genomic segment of Borrelia duttonii Ly:
ATCCATATCTTTTCTTACAAGAGAAATCTCTGATTTTAGGTTATTTTCAACAGTATCAATTTTAATATTTAAGTTATTTTCAACAGTATCAATTTTATTATTAAGATCTCTAATATCTGATTTTAAGTTATTTTCAACAGTATCAATTTTAATATTTAAGTTATTTTCAACAGTATCAATTTTATTATTAAGATCTCTAATATCTGATTTTAAGTTATTTTCAACAGTATCAATTTTAATATTTAAGTTATTTTCAACAGTATCAATTTTATTATTAAGATCTCTAATATCTGATTTGAATGCCATTTTTAGAAGTTCAAGATCTTTCGTAGTAAGTTCATTTTTATAGTATCTATAAGACAAATCGTCCGCAATATCTCTATCCATCCCGACTTTTACGAGCTCATTTAAGACCATTTGTCTTGTTACTACTGGCTGTATCATATGTTCCATGAAAATCTC
This window contains:
- the bdr gene encoding Bdr family repetitive protein, which translates into the protein MEHMIQPVVTRQMVLNELVKVGMDRDIADDLSYRYYKNELTTKDLELLKMAFKSDIRDLNNKIDTVENNLNIKIDTVENNLKSDIRDLNNKIDTVENNLNIKIDTVENNLKSDIRDLNNKIDTVENNLNIKIDTVENNLKSEISLVRKDMDLIRKDMEMNKTELNGKLKLNNWMLGTIITINVGILLTLISIINSIINK